A genome region from Hevea brasiliensis isolate MT/VB/25A 57/8 chromosome 9, ASM3005281v1, whole genome shotgun sequence includes the following:
- the LOC110661125 gene encoding uncharacterized protein LOC110661125, with protein sequence MNESTGKTTSCLAITEKRPHRPGGCVGIFFQLFDWNRRFAKKKLFSKTLLPPARAKQSSKKFRGEEKMPKTKSHLIADENSRGFPNVKKNGSRSDNTEQKHEMRAAGLVARLMGLESLPAVHRGKHKKLSKTPPCDVREEKFVNSHSGSDMEVVNLEKGSSKIESRPQKLQKTGQFERRAVTKFGAEALQIRNVLSRARKHHHPKLASPVKSPRISSSRNVSRASRLIDAATRILEPGLHATSRAKCALTYSSSTNYVPKNEVLMDAMGLGVVSPDILKQHRNDVNYNMGVDKSLMGQTSCKNCGDLLDVVDSKPNVEEQPFVCQSSAANVPNNSLQGLERIKPRPTNSSPEQERDVAYHRNQVQSAERLDSTRACSELISDRKPVSSEGQMSRQLKSQQCRPQKDQPSSIAFRQRTEIRNEMSVAKGRIPPRAKLNNLQSRRASSAANAITGAKDFVALNRSLSSRTRPRVSNKADNYVVDKERKFCSRRDDSLSQLRTPVRKRRTVSVNAQLDSTGLVDSTSMRQKNVKCDFVSGKELEHNASTADRESIKTRSAIQGEGHRTSGNSKDDILSFTFSPPLRHKNFVSSGLKDMRDHIDKNTSQPRKLPSDESDGQTSLQRQVPLRGDTLGALLEQKLKELISQEEEELTNGGAIHKRSTAMILQELISALTSQQPFSPDGHMVNAETTFQTEGRVGGTSVGFSHDGDHHLSPGSVLEAPFSNDSCFSSSLDDSSGRRLLSDSMDYSCDMLQPIEIDTDLLDSATSRNGCTSTKIVTDLLNRISRILLSIDLADGLTGSRLTYAKEVILDSELLFGSAAQRNSDRMKSFLRGPITILFGELETHASASWTNFNALGFEESKEGSKDSQVKRFLFDCVIECFDSKYSRYCNSGFKAWRGVPLCMNAEMLIEEVGKEIRRWTNLAGMIPDEIIEWEMSHSLGKWTDFEIESFETGSQIDWDILQVLVDELVTDFCGCRLGYL encoded by the exons ATGAATGAATCTACGGGGAAAACGACATCGTGTCTGGCGATAACGGAGAAAAGGCCTCACCGGCCTGGTGGTTGTGTGGGCATTTTCTTTCAGCTCTTTGATTGGAACCGTAGATTTGCTAAGAAAAAGCTCTTCTCCAAGACATTGCTTCCTCCAG CTCGTGCAAAGCAGTCGTCAAAGAAGTTTAGAGGGGAAGAGAAGATGCCCAAAACCAAATCTCATTTG ATTGCCGATGAGAACAGCAGGGGGTTCCCCAACGTAAAGAAAAATGGAAGCCGTAGTGATAATacagagcagaagcatgaaatgCGAGCCGCCGGTTTGGTTGCTAGGCTTATGGGTCTTGAATCTTTGCCTGCAGTGCACCGAGGGAAGCACAAGAAACTTTCAAAAACTCCTCCTTGTGATGTTAGAGAAGAGAAATTTGTTAATAGTCATAGCGGGTCTGATATGGAAGTTGTGAACTTGGAGAAGGGAAGCTCTAAGATTGAATCTAGGCCTCAAAAGCTTCAAAAGACTGGCCAGTTTGAGAGACGGGCAGTGACTAAGTTTGGAGCTGAGGCTTTGCAAATTAGGAATGTATTGTCGAGAGCAAGAAAGCATCATCACCCCAAGCTTGCTTCACCAGTGAAGAGTCCTAGGATTTCCTCTTCCAGGAATGTGTCTAGGGCATCCAGATTAATTGATGCTGCTACTCGGATTTTGGAACCTGGGTTGCATGCTACCAGTAGAGCAAAATGTGCTCTTACTTATTCAAGTTCTACGAATTATGTTCCCAAGAACGAAGTTTTGATGGATGCAATGGGATTGGGAGTCGTTTCACCAGATATACTGAAACAACATAGAAATGATGTCAACTATAATATGGGTGTGGACAAGTCTTTGATGGGGCAGACTTCTTgcaaaaattgtggagatttgcTTGATGTGGTGGATTCTAAACCGAACGTGGAGGAGCAGCCATTTGTTTGTCAATCCTCAGCTGCAAATGTCCCCAATAACTCTTTGCAGGGGTTGGAGAGGATTAAGCCAAGGCCAACCAATTCTTCCCCTGAACAAGAAAGGGATGTCGCTTATCATAGAAATCAGGTTCAATCCGCTGAAAGACTAGATAGCACAAGGGCTTGTAGTGAACTCATCTCAGATAGGAAACCTGTGTCTTCAGAGGGCCAAATGTCACGACAATTGAAAAGCCAACAGTGCAGGCCTCAAAAGGATCAGCCTTCTTCTATTGCTTTCCGGCAAAGGACTGAGATCCGAAATGAGATGTCAGTAGCCAAGGGTAGAATTCCACCAAGAGCTAAATTAAACAATCTGCAAAGCAGGAGAGCTTCTTCAGCTGCCAATGCTATTACCGGAGCTAAAGATTTTGTTGCTTTGAACAGAAGTTTAAGCAGTCGCACCAGGCCAAGAGTATCCAACAAGGCAGATAATTATGTGGTAGATAAAGAGAGAAAATTTTGTAGCAGGCGAGATGATTCCTTGTCGCAGTTAAGGACCCCAGTGCGAAAGAGGAGGACTGTAAGCGTCAATGCACAACTTGATAGTACTGGACTTGTTGATTCAACTTCTATGAGACAGAAAAACGTTAAGTGTGATTTTGTGAGTGGAAAAGAACTGGAGCATAATGCTTCCACTGCAGACCGTGAAAGCATCAAAACCAGATCGGCCATTCAGGGGGAAGGTCATAGAACTAGTGGCAATAGTAAGGATGATATCTTATCTTTCACATTTAGTCCCCCATTGAGGCATAAAAATTTCGTTTCCTCAGGGCTGAAAGATATGAGGGATCACATTGATAAAAATACTTCTCAACCAAGAAAGCTACCATCTGATGAAAGTGATGGCCAAACATCTTTGCAAAGACAAGTGCCATTGAGAGGAGATACTTTAGGGGCACTTTTGGAGCAAAAACTAAAGGAATTGATTTCTCAAGAAGAGGAAGAATTGACAAATGGAGGTGCCATTCATAAGAGATCAACTGCTATGATTTTGCAAGAACTAATATCAGCTTTAACTTCACAACAGCCTTTTTCTCCAGATGGTCATATGGTCAATGCAGAAACAACTTTCCAG ACGGAAGGAAGGGTAGGAGGAACTTCAGTTGGGTTTTCACATGATGGTGACCACCACCTGAGTCCTGGATCTGTTCTTGAAGCTCCATTCTCAAACGACAGTTGCTTTTCTAGCAGTCTGGATGATAGCTCAG GGCGTAGGCTGCTCTCTGACTCCATGGATTACTCATGTGATATGCTACAACCAATAGAAATTGACACTGATCTTCTGGATTCTGCAACCTCTAGAAATGGATGTACAAGTACCAAAATAGTGACTGATCTTCTCAACCGCATTTCTAGAATATTACTGAGCATCGATCTTGCTGATGGATTAACAGGAAGCAGGCTCACCTATGCCAAGGAGGTGATCTTGGATTCTGAGCTGTTGTTCGGAAGTGCAGCTCAACGTAATTCAGATAGAATGAAAAGTTTCCTGAGAGGTCCTATAACCATTCTATTTGGTGAACTTGAAACTCATGCTAGTGCCTCGTGGACAAATTTCAATGCCCTTGGTTTTGAGGAGAGCAAGGAGGGTAGCAAAGATAGTCAAGTTAAAAGGTTTCTTTTTGATTGTGTGATAGAATGCTTTGATTCAAAATATAGCCGGTACTGTAACTCAGGATTCAAAGCATGGAGAGGAGTGCCCTTGTGCATGAATGCAGAAATGCTGATTGAAGAGGTTGGGAAAGAGATCAGAAGGTGGACAAATTTGGCTGGGATGATTCCAGACGAGATAATAGAATGGGAGATGAGTCATTCCTTGGGAAAATGGACGGATTTTGAAATTGAATCTTTTGAAACTGGATCTCAGATTGATTGGGATATACTTCAAGTTTTGGTTGATGAACTTGTGACGGACTTTTGCGGTTGCAGGCTGGGTTACTTGTGA
- the LOC110661124 gene encoding uncharacterized protein LOC110661124, with amino-acid sequence MSPSMSPRLSFSIDFCQEETIPTPLQSQSCSSNFNDFDFCFHSNEINLESSSADELFVDGKILPVEIMKKIAASQELHRPIIIPSPFPPLRAFVESASTKKDADKDSRHEISEGMKSLSKHNEANHKNFINQEIKKKITPLKQIQQPVIPPPFPPLRVFLEAAGIKEYDVYEDSNHESFNESNISCKKEEYKKKNSRSFRHVKKNTSMNNNWSFGALCPFPLFSRSKSALKTAGKRVALSKEIQNHKHNSEKLKPLALAHLQISSLTSYRHQKPLR; translated from the coding sequence ATGAGTCCCAGCATGAGTCCTAGACTCTCATTTTCTATTGACTTTTGTCAAGAGGAAACCATTCCAACACCTCTCCAATCCCAATCATGCTCATCAAATTTCAATGATTTCGACTTTTGTTTTCACTCCAACGAAATTAATCTAGAAAGTTCATCTGCTGATGAGCTTTTCGTTGATGGGAAGATCCTTCCTGTTGAAATCATGAAAAAGATTGCTGCTTCACAAGAATTACACCGACCCATAATTATTCCATCACCTTTCCCACCTCTACGTGCATTTGTTGAATCTGCTAGTACTAAGAAGGATGCTGATAAAGATTCAAGGCATGAGATCTCCGAGGGAATGAAGAGTTTAAGCAAACACAATGAAGCAAATCACAAGAACTTTATTAACcaagaaatcaagaaaaagaTTACTCCCTTGAAGCAAATACAACAACCTGTAATTCCACCGCCCTTTCCACCTCTCCGTGTATTTCTTGAAGCAGCTGGCATTAAAGAATACGACGTTTATGAAGATTCGAATCATGAGAGCTTCAATGAAAGCAATATCTCATGCAAAAAAGAGGAGTATAAGAAGAAAAACTCAAGATCATTTCGGCATGTGAAGAAGAATACTAGTATGAATAATAACTGGAGTTTTGGTGCTTTGTGTCCTTTTCCACTTTTTTCTCGAAGCAAGTCTGCATTGAAGACTGCAGGGAAAAGAGTAGCATTGTCAAAAGAAATTCAGAATCACAAGCACAATTCAGAGAAATTGAAGCCCCTGGCGCTGGCGCATTTGCAAATTTCTTCTCTAACAAGTTATCGTCATCAAAAGCCTCTTCGATGA